CCATAATTCCTTCAACTCATCGACAAGAGGACGCAAGAAcacatcaatatcattcccTGGTGACTTAGGGCCAGGGATTAGCAACGACAACATGGtgtatggatctttcatgcatgaccaagGGGGCAAGTTGTAGGGCACAAGTAGTACCGGCCAAATACTGTACGGCCTACTCATGTTATTGAAGGGGTTAAACCCATCACTCGCCAACCCAagcctaacattgcgaggatcATGGGAAAAGGCAACATATTTGTTATCGAAGTCTTTCCATACCCTTGAATCTGCTGGATGTCGCATGGATGTTGGATCGTCAACATGTGCatctttatgccatctcatggCTTGGGCTGTCTTCGTTGACATAAACAGTCTCTGCAAGCGCGGCTTCAAGGGGAAGTATCGAAGAACCTTTTGTGGTATCATCTGCTGGTCACTTGTGCTTGCAATCCACCTAGATGCTTTACATTTAGGGCATTCATTGTATgatgcattttccttccaaaacaacGCACAGTCATTTGGGCACAAATCTatcttttcataattaaatcCCAAGCCACGCTCTAAGCGACGAGCATCGTGATATGAATTTGGAAATAGAGCGTCGGGAAATGCATCGTGCAAAAGCTTGATCACCATGTCAAAGGACTTCACTGTCCAACCACCTATGCTCTTGATGTGAAGTAGCTTGACGATGAATGATAGCTTCGAGAACTTAGCACATCCGGGATAAAGTGGTTGTCGTGCGTCAGCAACCAACTCGTCGAAGTTATAGTCGGTTGGAGCATTAAAGGTGGAGGGTTGATAATTATCATTTGCATTTCTTCCATTGCTACCTTCCTCATCCATAAACGACCCATGACGAATGTCGTCTAACATCTCGTCGACATCATCAATATAGTGATTGTAAGAGGATGctacatcatcttcttcatcggAGAATGTAGAATTCAGTATCGGATCCTCTTCTCCATGGAAAATCCATTCTGTATACGTTGGATCAATCCCTCTTAAAAACAAATGATCTTCCACGATACGAATAGAGTGAAAAGCTCTATTCC
The genomic region above belongs to Juglans regia cultivar Chandler unplaced genomic scaffold, Walnut 2.0 Scaffold_112, whole genome shotgun sequence and contains:
- the LOC118344990 gene encoding uncharacterized protein LOC118344990, translated to MDKSWMLIEDRLHSPEYDEGVRQFLAMAQAHAATADQIRCPCRRCRNRAFHSIRIVEDHLFLRGIDPTYTEWIFHGEEDPILNSTFSDEEDDVASSYNHYIDDVDEMLDDIRHGSFMDEEGSNGRNANDNYQPSTFNAPTDYNFDELVADARQPLYPGCAKFSKLSFIVKLLHIKSIGGWTVKSFDMVIKLLHDAFPDALFPNSYHDARRLERGLGFNYEKIDLCPNDCALFWKENASYNECPKCKASRWIASTSDQQMIPQKVLRYFPLKPRLQRLFMSTKTAQAMRWHKDAHVDDPTSMRHPADSRVWKDFDNKYVAFSHDPRNVRLGLASDGFNPFNNMSRPYSIWPVLLVPYNLPPWSCMKDPYTMLSLLIPGPKSPGNDIDVFLRPL